The Pogona vitticeps strain Pit_001003342236 chromosome 6, PviZW2.1, whole genome shotgun sequence genome contains a region encoding:
- the EPOP gene encoding elongin BC and Polycomb repressive complex 2-associated protein yields MDYNGEFQAGYQEIDGISLGYLQINGTRMFALTQVFSDLFKDIPRATVSKKMESLKIQSRRCDLKELRTLKAIQSVPMRAVKCSLISKADLEALCTSCKALAPRKRKRKSKSKRREPADLFNRSRLLSDRAFRAGCAKREALLRDPLDRGYKKAAPPARSYSRSVRGHLLAGVLSAYPADLQLLHSAVRANGAGGQPPRAPDAGRPKRSACGCLSKKGRSAPFAGSKRQGTSAGYSSDSDSSGASSPATSSDSSEEEEEEEEEDSSCSSDEGSSSGSESSSLCSGDSVQSTRYRQAALPRLPPQPACSPALPGGTKGLRPDPNLLFWARTLRASTLESFLPVPPNAPKEPRREEPELRVKQEAGSPPAGSPPGGPGDASSPSPQPRKGPLEPRAPDSEEEDLAKAAAAASHSSSSREGLRLGEPGKPEAECPLREEDAAQEASGREAQFDRLIRQSKLWCYAKGFNVDGKGLRRAEQAKGTSSTPKAGLLGLANKPLKGGRDLERNAKRRRAERERQARGRPPKMPRKTSRKGASPPCKRLLSPSPAPARNPFTLMGSFPCTPALVVGSDGDLCPASSLCVKDSCALSKTHPLWTWQLGSNAIPVPPSLKFRGYGLEDV; encoded by the coding sequence ATGGATTACAATGGAGAGTTCCAAGCTGGTTACCAGGAAATCGACGGCATCAGTTTGGGTTACCTGCAGATTAACGGCACCCGGATGTTCGCTCTCACCCAGGTCTTCAGCGACCTGTTTAAGGACATCCCCCGGGCCACCGTGAGCAAAAAAATGGAGAGCCTGAAGATCCAGAGCCGCCGGTGCGACCTGAAGGAGCTGCGCACCCTCAAAGCTATCCAGTCCGTGCCGATGCGCGCCGTCAAATGTTCGCTCATCTCCAAGGCGGACCTGGAGGCCCTCTGCACCTCCTGCAAGGCCTTGGCCcccaggaagaggaaaaggaagagcaaGAGCAAGAGGAGGGAGCCCGCGGACTTGTTCAATCGGTCTCGGCTACTCTCCGACAGAGCCTTTCGTGCCGGCTGCGCCAAGCGGGAAGCGCTCTTGCGGGATCCGTTGGACAGAGGATACAAGAAAGCCGCGCCACCCGCCCGAAGCTACAGCCGGAGCGTCCGGGGCCACCTCCTAGCCGGCGTGCTCAGCGCTTACCCCGCCGACCTGCAGCTCCTACACTCCGCGGTCAGGGCGAACGGGGCCGGCGGCCAGCCGCCTCGCGCCCCCGACGCCGGGCGGCCCAAGCGTTCCGCCTGCGGCTGCCTAAGCAAGAAAGGTCGCTCGGCGCCCTTCGCCGGCTCCAAGCGCCAAGGCACCTCGGCCGGCTACTCCAGCGACTCGGATTCCAGCGGCGCCTCCAGCCCGGCCACCTCGAGCGACtcctcggaggaggaggaggaggaagaggaggaggactcgTCCTGCAGCAGCGACGAGGGCAGCTCCTCTGGCTCGGAAAGCAGCTCCCTTTGCAGCGGAGACTCAGTGCAGAGCACCCGGTACAGGCAGGCGGCCCTTCCCCGCCTCCCACCGCAACCCGCCTGTTCCCCTGCCCTACCCGGCGGGACCAAAGGCCTGCGCCCCGACCCGAACCTACTTTTCTGGGCCCGGACGCTGCGCGCCTCCACTTTAGAAAGTTTCCTGCCCGTTCCCCCTAACGCGCCGAAGGAGCCCCGGCGCGAGGAACCGGAGCTTCGGGTCAAGCAAGAGGCCGGGAGTCCTCCGGCGGGGAGTCCTCCTGGCGGCCCTGGCGACGCGAGCAGCCCGAGCCCGCAACCGAGGAAGGGACCCTTGGAGCCCCGCGCTCCGGACTCTGAAGAGGAGGACTTGGCtaaggccgccgccgccgcctcccacAGCTCCAGCTCCAGGGAGGGCCTGCGTCTTGGTGAGCCGGGCAAACCTGAGGCGGAATGCCCTCTCAGAGAGGAGGACGCCGCCCAGGAAGCGTCCGGGCGAGAGGCTCAATTCGACCGGCTCATCCGTCAGTCCAAGCTGTGGTGCTACGCCAAGGGCTTCAACGTGGACGGGAAAGGGTTGCGCCGGGCCGAGCAGGCCAAAGGGACTTCGTCCACCCCCAAGGCCGGCCTCCTCGGCCTGGCCAACAAACCTTTGAAAGGCGGCAGAGACTTGGAAAGGAACGCCAAGCGCCGACGCGCCGAGCGGGAGAGGCAGGCCAGGGGGAGGCCCCCAAAGATGCCCAGGAAGACGAGCAGAAAAGGGGCCAGCCCGCCTTGCAAACGCTTGCTCAGCCCTAGCCCAGCGCCTGCCAGGAACCCTTTCACGCTCATGGGCAGTTTCCCCTGTACGCCCGCCTTGGTCGTCGGCTCCGACGGGGACCTCTGCCCTGCGTCTTCCCTGTGCGTAAAAGACTCGTGCGCCCTCTCCAAAACGCATCCGCTTTGGACCTGGCAGCTGGGGAGCAATGCTATCCCCGTGCCCCCCAGCCTGAAATTCCGGGGATACGGCTTAGAGGATGTGTAG